Within Diospyros lotus cultivar Yz01 chromosome 15, ASM1463336v1, whole genome shotgun sequence, the genomic segment aaagattaaaatatatggattaaattgactcaaaaattaagtttaaaaatataattgaaataacaaaaaataaaaatgggatgattaaaaaaatgtgaaagtaaTTAAACGAAAAATATGGATTTCatatttataaattcaattgaTTACTTTTGAGTGTCTGCGTGTCAGCTCACGAGACTTTAAAAACGAAAAGTGAAGCAGTTGAAACTACAAAGAAAACCTGAACAAGGGCGTGTCTGGGAACGTGACATTTGATATTAAATTGGTGTCAGAAAAGAAGTCGCACAAAGTTTGGCCGATCCCAATATCCAAACATCGCCTTAATTAAAAGGTCCACTTTCCAATACACAATACACATGCCTCAATCCGTTGACTCTCTTTATCTTCTCTTTATCttctcttctataaatagagacaAGCCTCCGACGCCGTTTCGCCGCCGATCTCATCCACCGCATCttctcttctataaatagagataagacTCCGACGCCGTTTCGCCGCCGATCTCATCCACCGAGAGCCGGCACACATAGAAATAATGAAGTTCCCGACTACGGCCAAACCCCCCGGCGTCTTCCTCATGGTTCCGTATCCCGCCCAGGGCCACGTCACCCCCATGCTCCAGCTGGCCGCCGCCATGCTCCGCCTGGGCTTCCGGCCAGTGGTGGTCCTCCCCGACTTCATCCACCGGAAAATCGCCCCTAAAATCGACCCTAACGACGGGATTTGCTGCGTCTCCCTCCCTGACGGCTTCGACGCCGCCGACCACGCCCCGCCGGATTTCCTGGCCATCGAGGCGTGCATGGAGAGCACCATGCCGGCTCATTTCGGGAGGCTGATCGAGAAGTTtctggaggaggaggaggaggacggCCGCGTGATTGCTTGCGTTGTGGTTGATTTGCTGGCTTCGTGGGCTATCGAAGTTGCGAATCAGTTTCCCGGCGTCAACGTCGCCGGTTTTTGGCCCGCCATGCTCTCTACTTATCGCTTGATCGCCGCCGTTCCCGGCATGATCTCCTCCGGCATCATCTCCGACAACGGTAGCTTTATTTCCCTTCCGTTTATGTTCCTCTCCCTCGTTTACGTTCTTACTCTTCAGCGCAAGTTTGGTAATACTGTAAATAAGAGCAATATTTTAACGGTAAAAATATTCAAGTTACCATTCCATTgcctagattttttttttttttttgtttctaacaTTGAAAACTCGAGAAATCTTCGAATCAGAGTTAATTTTCGACTCAAACCTATCTTCTATCGTCTAAAACTCATAATACATCTATTTCGTAGTTCGAGGTAAACagataaattcaattaaataaatataaaattattaaaatatatttctttctcttcccatGTTTCTCTAATGGTTTGAGGAggacaacaaaaatttaaaagagaagGGAAATTGTGTCTCCCTTATCCTCTTTTACTTAAATTTCTtctaaataatagaatttagggtgttcaaattttagtttaaattaaaaattaattagatctAAGGTTGATGGACTACGATTTGATATCTCGATCATAATACTAACTATAATTGATTTTCGATCCATCTAGTTTCATACCAAtattaatcataattaaagtaaaataaatatgcaatgtataactatatatatattatgatattacaTGTGTAACGCGACACACGATGACATGATATTACAGTTGTATTATCTCATGGTAAATGTTGGGTTAAATGTGGACAGGCAGTCCTCTTCTCCAAGGATTGGTAACCACGGCAGCTGGTCAACCGCTGGTGAATACCGAAGAATTGCCATGGCTGATCGGAGCTCCCGCCGCCCGAATTTCAAGATTCAAGTTCTGGAGCAGGACTCTAGACCGATCCAGGTCCATCAGGTGGCTCCTCGTCAATTCATTCCCAGATGAAGAATCCCACAATCCCAAGGTTGAAAACCAGAACCGACACAATATTCATCTTGATCTCGTCGTCTTTCCGGTCGGACCTTTGAGTTTGGTGGGTGCATCGCCGACCAAGAAGATGACCCTATGGGAAGAGGATGCAAGCTGCCTGGAATGGCTGGACCAGCAAAGCGTGGGCTCCGTCGTTTACATCTCATTCGGAAGCTGGGTTAGCCCCATTGGAGAAGGAAAGATCAGGACCCTAGCTTTAGCACTGGAGGCCTCCCGCCGGCCATTTCTCTGGGTTCTAGGGCTTTCCTGGCGAGAGGGGCTTCCGGCGGGATACTTGGAGAGAGTGTCGAAGCTAGGGAAAGTAGTGACATGGGCGCCGCAAATGGAGATTCTCCAACATAAGGCGGTGGGGTGTTACCTTACACACTGCGGCTGGAACTCGACGATGGAGGCGGTGCAGTGTCGGAAGCCGCTTCTATGCTGGCCGGTGGCCGGCGACCAGTTCCTGAACTGCGCCTACATTGTGAAGGAGTGGGGAATTGGAGTGAGGCTGAGAGGGTTTGGGGAGAGAGAGTTGGAAGAAGGATTGAGCAGAGTGATGATGGACGATGGGAAGATGAAGGAGACAATGAGCAGAATGAAGGAGAGGGTAATGGGGAAGGACGCCATCTCAAGCATGCGTATAAATCTCACAGACTTCATTGACAACCTCCACAACCTCAGACAAGGATGAGAATATTCTCCACGGGCGTAACACAGATGGTTCACAAGATAAAAGATTGCACCTAATGATGTAGGTTCGAGTCATGACAGTCACAGTGTGTGAGTTTCATTTTCTTGTGAGAGTAGTTTCTTGTAGGCACTATGCATTGTGCCTCCTACTTGAGGACCCCGTGTACGGACCCCGTGTACCATGATTAACTCCTTCCACGTGCGTGGGGTAGTGTGTGGGGGGCTTTTAAGGTGAAGGATTTCACCTTTTACACCCAAGGATGAGAATATTAAAATTGTGTCCTCAATTTGATTGATGATCATATTATCTTAGTTTAATCTCAATTCAATTAGTTTCCTTCTCTTAACCTTAGTTGCATAAATGGTGaagatgaatttttttgttactttttttgtcaatttataAGAAGAGAGATATCTGATAACCgcttaatataatatttataaatagttCATCCCTTCAGATAACTGTTGCCATCCACTATCTCACTATTCTATTTAATCGGGACACATAacgataatttattttacaacCAATGTCATTTTTATTCCCCAACCCgttcccctttttcttttgtttgagtTGGTCATGTgtaacttaaaataaaataaagtttttaaaCTTAAGT encodes:
- the LOC127792275 gene encoding UDP-glycosyltransferase 82A1: MKFPTTAKPPGVFLMVPYPAQGHVTPMLQLAAAMLRLGFRPVVVLPDFIHRKIAPKIDPNDGICCVSLPDGFDAADHAPPDFLAIEACMESTMPAHFGRLIEKFLEEEEEDGRVIACVVVDLLASWAIEVANQFPGVNVAGFWPAMLSTYRLIAAVPGMISSGIISDNGSPLLQGLVTTAAGQPLVNTEELPWLIGAPAARISRFKFWSRTLDRSRSIRWLLVNSFPDEESHNPKVENQNRHNIHLDLVVFPVGPLSLVGASPTKKMTLWEEDASCLEWLDQQSVGSVVYISFGSWVSPIGEGKIRTLALALEASRRPFLWVLGLSWREGLPAGYLERVSKLGKVVTWAPQMEILQHKAVGCYLTHCGWNSTMEAVQCRKPLLCWPVAGDQFLNCAYIVKEWGIGVRLRGFGERELEEGLSRVMMDDGKMKETMSRMKERVMGKDAISSMRINLTDFIDNLHNLRQG